Part of the Candidatus Limnocylindrales bacterium genome, CGTCCATCTGCACGATGAGGTCGCCGCCGAGCTCGATCGCGCGCGTCAGGCCGGCGCGGTACGCGTGTCCGAGCCCTTCCTTGTTCGCGCGATGCAGCACGTGCACGCGGGCATCGGCGCCGGCGAGGCGGTCGGCGATCTGGCCGGTGCCGTCCGGCGAATTGTCGTCGACGACGAGGATCTCGATCTCGCGATCCACAGCGAGAACGGCCGCGACGATCGCTTCGAGGTTCTCCTTCTCGTTGTAGGTGGGAATGACGACGATTTTGCGCATGCGAAGCCGGCGGAGCGTACAGGAAAACCGGAGGGCGGACTATCTCGACTTTGCGCTGCCGGGGTCTTTGTCGCGCAGGCCGAGCTCGACGAGAGGGATGGGACGGCCGGCGAGGGCGTCGCGCCAGCCGCGCTGCTTGATCCATACTCCGGCGGCTTCGCCCGACACCGAACGGCGCAGGAGCTGGAACGGAAATGTCGCGATGATGCTGGCGGCCAGAGTCGCTTTCTCCAGCATCGTGCCGTGACGGCGTGCATACAGGATCGAGTTGCGCGCCGAGAGGTACTTGCGAAAGCCGCCGTAGTGCGACGCTCCGCCCGAGCTGCCGTGGATGTGGTGCACGACGAGCGAGCTGCCGACGTAGCGGCACGTCCAGCCGAGCGCGCGCGCTCGCGCCGCCCAGTCGACGTCTTCGTGGTAGGCGAAGTAGCGTTCGTCGAAACCTCCCACTTCGCGAAGCGCATCGGCCCGGAAAAGCAGCGAGCAGCCGGGAAGCCACTCGACATCGCGCTCTCCGTGGAAGCCGGGACCGTCGGGGGCGTTCTCGCCGACCAGGCGGATCAGGCTCTGTCGCCACGTGACTTCACCCCACGCGACCCAGATCCGCGACGGATCGTCGCCGCGGACCACGCGGCTGCCGAACACGCCAGCGCGCGGCGACCGGCGCGCGGCGTCGACGAGCGGCGAGAGCGCCGCCGGATCGACTTCGGCATCGTTATTGAGAATCCAGACGAAGTCCGCGCCGCGCGCGATGGCCCAGTCGATGCCCGCGTTGTTGCCGCCGGCGTAGCCCAGATTGATACCGGTCGACAGGACGCCGGCTTCGAGCTGCGCGGCGCGAAGCGCTTCCGCTGGTGATACGCGCGAACCGTTGTCGACGACGAGGATCTCGAGATCCGGATACTCGATGCGGCGAAGCGAGCGGACGCAGCGGACGGTGTCATCCGCGCCGTTCCAGTCGAGCACGACGGCGACGACTTTCGGGGTCTCGACGCTCTTCGGATCCGCTCCGCTCATGGTCACCGCTCCGCTCATGGCCCGGCCTCGAGCGCAGCGCGATAGGCCGACATCGTGCGGCGCGCGGTTTCGTTCCACGAAAAGCGCGCCGCCTGCTCGCGGCCGCGGCGCGACAGGTCCATCGCGAGGCGATCGTCCGTCATCAATCGCTGGATCGCCGGTGCAAGCTCGGAAGCATCGGCGCTGTCGACGAGGATTCCCGCATCGCCGACGACCTCGGGAATCGAGCTGTTGCGCAGCCCCACGACCGGACAACCCGAGGCCATCGCTTCGATGAACGTCAGGCCGAAGCCTTCGTACGCCGACGGTGAAACCATGCAGCGGATCGATCCGAAGAATGCGGCGATCTCGTCGTCGTCGAGCGCGCCGACGTAGACCACGCGCGCGTCGCGTTCGAGAAACGCCGGCTTCTCACCCGGACGCAGTCGCCCGGCGATCACGAGCTTCCAGTCGCGGTTCCCGGCTGCCTCGAGGAATGCGTCGACCAGTGCATCGAGGTTCTTGCGCGGCTGGATGGTGCCGAGATAACCGCACGCCGGCTTTTCCACTTTGTAGCGCTCGCGCCAGGCCGCGATGGCGGCGGCGCTTGCGGGCCGCAGCGTCGTCGCCGGCGCTTCGGGCGTGACGACTGTCTTCGCCGAATGCTCGGGAAAGAATTGCGCAACGTCGGCCGCGGTGCTTTCGGAAGGTACGACCACCGCACGCGCGCGAGAGACGGCCCACGGCGTCTCCCAAGCGAGGTGCAGGCGCTGCGCAAGCCGGAACGTCTGCGGCATCACGTAGCTCGCGAGGTCGTGGATGGTGACGACGGCGGGCGTCGAGCCGCGGCGCGGAAGCACGCCCTTGGTGCCGTGGTACAGATCGAAGCGCTCATATGCGAGCACGGCGGGAACACGCAGATGATCCCACAGCGGTTGTTCCCACGCAGAACGAAGCTCGACGGTGCGCGTCTCGCAGAAGCTCGCGAATGATTCGGGCCGGTCGGTCAGCACGGTGAAGCGGTCGTCGGGAAAACCGGCGACCAGCGCCTTTGCGAGCTCGATCGCATACGTCGCCGGTCCGCCGATGGTGCCGGCGACTGCTCCGATGGCGACTTTCATGCGTGCGGGTCTCCCGCGATTTCCTGCAAGCTGCGGCCGGCACCTCCGCTGGTCGCGTAGCCGGATTCGAAGAACAGCGACTCCGGCGGCGCGCCCGACTCGTCTCGCGCTGCCGCGCGCAGACCTTCGAGCATCGCCGAAGCGACGTCACGGCGACCGCGCATGCGATAGACGGCGGCGCTCACAGCCACCAGAACGTGATAGCCGGCAAGGAACACCGCGCGCGAAAATCCCTGCGCGCGGCGAAGGCCGACGAGCCGAAGATTGCGGGCTTTGAGAAACGCGGCGAGCGGAGTCATGCCGCCGGCAAAGCCGCGCGCACCGGCGTGCCCGACCTCGGCTTCGGGCACGACGGTCGGCGCGAATCCGGCGGCCGCGGCGCGCAGGCAGAAGTCGACTTCCTCGTAGTATGCGAACAGCGACTCGTCGAAGCCGCCGATGCGCTCGTAGAGCGCTCGCGGAACCAGCATCGCCGCGCCAGTGACGCCGGAAACCGGATACGGGCGCTGACGGTGCCCGCGGACACGCACGAGCGAACGAGGTGCCCACAGAAGCGCGGGACGGTAACGCTCGCCGAGCGAGCTCGCAGGCTGGCCGGGGCGTCCGTCGGAGATGCGCGGGCCGAGCGGTCCCGCCCGGCGATCGAGACGCGCCGCACGCACGAGCGCTTCGATCGTGCCGCGCGCAACCACCGTGTCGCTGTTGAGCACCAGCACATGCTCGCAGCCGCGCTCGAACAACAGCTTCATCGCGAGATTGTTGGCGCCGGCGTAGCCGAGGTTGCAATCCAGCAGCATCGTGTCGACCGTAATCATCGGGGAGAGCTTTTCGATGCCGGCCGCAAGCTCGCGCCGCACGTCCGGCGTCGATCCGTTGTCGACGACCAGCACAGAGGCGGGGTAGCCGTCGCCGGCGAGCGAATGCAGGCATTCGAGCGTGCGGCGCGCGTCCTGGAAACAAAGGACGGCGACGCCCACCTCGGGGAGCGCTGTGTTCTCGTCCGCGCGCAGTGCGTGCGGACCTTCGAGCGCGACGCTCCAGCAGCGGCCGAGCTTCTCTGCAGTGAAACCTTCGAGCATGCGCGCGCGCGCTGCCGAGCCGAGACGCTCCCGAAGGGCGTCGCCCGCAGGCCCCGCCGAGAGCGTTGCGATCGCATTGGCCAGGGCGAGGCCGTCGGCGGCGCACAGAACGATCTCCTTGCCGTCCTCGAATACTTCGCGAATGGCCGGAGTGTCGGCAGTGACGATCGCCGAACCGACGGCCGCAGCTTCGTAGACCTTGTTCGGCACGACCATGCGCGCCTTCTGCGACGAGCCGAAGATCCCGAGCACGATGTCTGCCGCCGCGATCCTTCCGGCAAGATCCTCGTACGGTATCCAGTCGATGAACCGGACGACCGCGCGCGTCGCGCGTACGCTGCGTTCGATGCGGGCGCGTTCTTCACCGGTGCCGAGGAACGTGAAGCGCAGCCGCTCGCGCACGTCGTCGCGGACGGCAAGCCGGCCGACCGCATCGACGACGACGTCGAGCCCGTGAAGCGGCAGATACTGCCCGAAATACAGGACTTCGAGCCGGCCGTCACCGCCGTCCTCGCCAGCTCCGTTGCGGGTTTTTGACGCGCCCTTCGGAGATTCGTCGGCGTCCGCTTCGGACGCGGCTAGAAAGACTTCCGGATCGGCACCGAGATGACAGACCAGCAGCCGCGACGGATCGACACCGAGCTCGTCCACGAAATAGCGCCGGTGCGCTTCGGTATCGACGACGACGACATCGGCAGCCCGGCACGTCAGGCGGTCGAGCATCCGCAGAATGCGCGCGCCGAAAGTCCCCTCGGCATACACGCGGCGATCCTCGACCAGCGTTTCGGTCAGCGAGACCAGCGGCGCGAACACGATGCGCGGTCCGTAGCGCGGCGCGAGCATCTTGAGCAGAAGGATGTCGAGCTGGCCGTTGAAGCCGACGATCGCAACCGGCGCCCCACCGCTTCGCCACCACGCGCGCGAAAGCCGCCACGCCGACGCGAGCCAT contains:
- a CDS encoding glycosyltransferase family 2 protein, whose translation is MSGADPKSVETPKVVAVVLDWNGADDTVRCVRSLRRIEYPDLEILVVDNGSRVSPAEALRAAQLEAGVLSTGINLGYAGGNNAGIDWAIARGADFVWILNNDAEVDPAALSPLVDAARRSPRAGVFGSRVVRGDDPSRIWVAWGEVTWRQSLIRLVGENAPDGPGFHGERDVEWLPGCSLLFRADALREVGGFDERYFAYHEDVDWAARARALGWTCRYVGSSLVVHHIHGSSGGASHYGGFRKYLSARNSILYARRHGTMLEKATLAASIIATFPFQLLRRSVSGEAAGVWIKQRGWRDALAGRPIPLVELGLRDKDPGSAKSR
- a CDS encoding glycosyltransferase family 1 protein, whose translation is MKVAIGAVAGTIGGPATYAIELAKALVAGFPDDRFTVLTDRPESFASFCETRTVELRSAWEQPLWDHLRVPAVLAYERFDLYHGTKGVLPRRGSTPAVVTIHDLASYVMPQTFRLAQRLHLAWETPWAVSRARAVVVPSESTAADVAQFFPEHSAKTVVTPEAPATTLRPASAAAIAAWRERYKVEKPACGYLGTIQPRKNLDALVDAFLEAAGNRDWKLVIAGRLRPGEKPAFLERDARVVYVGALDDDEIAAFFGSIRCMVSPSAYEGFGLTFIEAMASGCPVVGLRNSSIPEVVGDAGILVDSADASELAPAIQRLMTDDRLAMDLSRRGREQAARFSWNETARRTMSAYRAALEAGP
- a CDS encoding glycosyltransferase → MRAAFFGTYNRRHTANRIASCAVRAAGYEIVEFHDALWERTRDKDAAYFSPRSLIVLARQWLASAWRLSRAWWRSGGAPVAIVGFNGQLDILLLKMLAPRYGPRIVFAPLVSLTETLVEDRRVYAEGTFGARILRMLDRLTCRAADVVVVDTEAHRRYFVDELGVDPSRLLVCHLGADPEVFLAASEADADESPKGASKTRNGAGEDGGDGRLEVLYFGQYLPLHGLDVVVDAVGRLAVRDDVRERLRFTFLGTGEERARIERSVRATRAVVRFIDWIPYEDLAGRIAAADIVLGIFGSSQKARMVVPNKVYEAAAVGSAIVTADTPAIREVFEDGKEIVLCAADGLALANAIATLSAGPAGDALRERLGSAARARMLEGFTAEKLGRCWSVALEGPHALRADENTALPEVGVAVLCFQDARRTLECLHSLAGDGYPASVLVVDNGSTPDVRRELAAGIEKLSPMITVDTMLLDCNLGYAGANNLAMKLLFERGCEHVLVLNSDTVVARGTIEALVRAARLDRRAGPLGPRISDGRPGQPASSLGERYRPALLWAPRSLVRVRGHRQRPYPVSGVTGAAMLVPRALYERIGGFDESLFAYYEEVDFCLRAAAAGFAPTVVPEAEVGHAGARGFAGGMTPLAAFLKARNLRLVGLRRAQGFSRAVFLAGYHVLVAVSAAVYRMRGRRDVASAMLEGLRAAARDESGAPPESLFFESGYATSGGAGRSLQEIAGDPHA